Genomic window (Jeotgalibaca ciconiae):
TTATGGATGAACCCACAACAGGTTTAGATCCTTTGATGCGTGATGTTTTTATTGACCTTTTAAAAGAAGAAAAAGAAAAAGGAAAGACTATTTTTATGTCGAGCCATATTTTCCAAGAGGTTGAAGAAGTTTGTGATCGTGTCGCGGTCATTCAAGAGGGCAAGATAATAGAAGTCGTTAACATGAAAAATATTCGCTACAACAAAAATAAAGAATATCGAATGGAATTTAAAACCGAAGAAGACTTTAAACGATTTATTGGTTTGGGGTATCAAATCAGTAAAGTAAAAGCAGAGGATTTACAAATCTTTGTTCAAATTCATGATGAACATATTAATGAATTAATTCAAACTTTAAAAGATTTTGATTTAGTTTATTTCAAAGAAATTAAAGTTCATTTTGAAGATTATATTACTGAAGTATTCAAGGAGGAAAAATAAATGATATCAAAACCAATATTTAAACAAAGTCTACAATCGAACTGGAAGCTATGGTTGATCATAACAATTGTTGCGTCAATGATCATCTCTGGTTTCATAATAAGCTATGATGCGGCAGGTTACGCTTCAATTGCGGAAGCTGCTGAAGGGACAGCTTTTTCTAATATCTTATCCACTCTAACGAGTCTATTAGGGAGTTTAGAAAACTTTTATAAATTGATTGCTGTCATTCTTGGGATTGTTTATGTAGTATTTACCGCAAATAATCTTGTGGTTAATGAGGTAGATTCAGGATCTATGGCTTACACTTTGTCAACACCTATTAAACGTTCAAGTGTTATTTTTACAAAATCACTTTACTTAATCCTTTCTGTTGTATTAATGTATACCGTCATTTCACTAGCAGGGTTGACCGCTTCGCAATTGAATTATAACAATGTGACGGGTTATGCGATAAATGAGGATGTTGAAGCAGCAGCTAAAATGTTGAACCACGATGAAGATTATTGATCCGAGCGACTTTATCTAATTCAAGAAGATGAAGATGTTATGCGTGAAGCCGCTATTGCACGAGATATGGATACTGAAGCTTATGCGATTTATTTAGAAGATGTCATTCGTGAGCGTTCTTTTGAAGAAGCGGCAGAAATTATTACAGACGAGCGTTACGACATTTATGATGATGACGATGATATGGAAGATGAAGATATCGAAATTACGATGGAAGAATTAATGGAAGATCCAGGAATGATTCTAGATAGTAACGATGCCCTAGCTGCTGGTGCGCGTGTTTACGGTCTTTCAACAAATGATTATCGTAAAATTGTTCTAGATGAAATGAATGACCTTGAGAGTTCAGAAGAAGTCGAAGAAGAAGCAGCAGAAGAAGAGCAAGAACCACAACCAACTGCTTCACAAGAAGCGACAACACCTCAAAGACAGCTAACTGAAGACAATGCGGAGCTTCTGCTTCAAACAGTCATCGACTCATCCGCAACAGCTTTAAACTTAAGTAGTGATCAAGTAAGTGAAAACTTAACATTACTTAAAGATGCGGAAGCCTTAGTCTTATCTACACAAACAACCGGATTAAATGAAGAACAAATTACATCAATGGCCAATCATGCGATGGTGTCTTCCGCTAGATCGGTTGATAAAGCTTTAGAATTTGATGTTGAAACGTATCTATGGTTAAGTCTGGGGCTACTATTATTAATTCTTGCAATGAGTTCAATAGCGTTCTTCGCATCAACATTGTTTAACCGTACAGGAATGGCGTTAGCAATCGGAGGCGGTATACCTTTTGCATTCTTCCTAATTACCATGATTCAACAATTAATGGATAGTGCCGATGGTCTTGAATATATAACAATAACCACACTTTTTGACACAGATGCAATTCTTGCCGGTGGAGAATTTGGCTGGGGACTTGTTGCTTTAGGGATCATTGCTTTAGTTTTATATACTCTATCTCATATTATCTTTACGAAAAAGGATTTGCCTCTTTAATCATTATTTATTCTAACAAGACAGTTTGTGTATAAGAACTCAAGCGTATAATGAGGAGGTGAATGCTATAAAATAGACATTCGAATAGAATTATAGAAGATAGTACAAGAAGAATATTACAAATAAAATAATTTTTTCACATTTTAAGGCGTTTTATTTGTATATATTCTAAACAAGCGATACCATAATAATGGAACAAAATATAAGGAGGAAGATATATATGGCAAGTCAAGAAGTCAAGGATTATTTGAATACAGTGGTGGCTACTCAAGGACAATTCTATATTCGCCTGCATCAGTTTCATTGGTATGTAAAAGGATCTCATTTTTTTACACTTCATGAAAAATTTGAAGAGTTATATGATGAGACAACAGAAAACCTAGATAAGGTTGCAGAACGATTACTAGCAATTGGTGGCGAACCATATGCAACACTTCAAGAATTCATTGACCACTCAGTCATTGAGGAAAAAGTCGAAGACAAAAACCTTTCACAAGATGAAATGGTTGAAGCAGTTGTAGTAGATTTAGAAATCATTACCAATTCTCTACAAGAGGGTGTTGAATTAACTGAAGAGCACGGAGACTCCCCTTCAAATGACATGTTAATTGCCATGAAAGAAGGCGTGGACAAACATATTTGGATGCTGAAAGGTTACTTAGGCAAACCAGTGGACGCATAATCACCATATAAAAATAAAATAGTTGAACAAGAAAGCACTAAGAGTCTTTAAATATTTTTAGTGCTTTTTTGAAGTGAAGCTTATAAATTGACACTTTAGAAGCAGAGATGTAGAACACATTTGAAACTACACATGTAGACGAAAAGAATAAGAAAGAAGGAATATTGATGAATAAATATGCACGTTTCGGACTTATGATTTTGACTTCTACGGTTATTATGTATTTTATGATGTTTGTGAATGTTAATGAGTATGACCATGTTCAAATAAGTCAAACGCGTATTTACATGGCAGTAATGATGGGTGCGATTATGGCGATTATTATGATGGGCTTTATGTGGAAAATGTATGACAACAAAAAATTAAATACAGTGATATTAGTTCTTTCAGTAGTTCTTGCAATCGGGTCTTTTGGTTTTATTCAAACACAAGCTGGAGTAGATGATACAGCATGGATGAAAGCAATGATTCCCCACCATTCAACTGCTATTTTGACGAGTGAAAATGCTAATCTATCAGATCCTCGTGTACAACAATTAAGCGAAGAAATTATTCAAGCACAAGAAGAAGAAATTGCTGAAATGGAGCGTTTGATTAAAGAACTAGAAGAAAACAATGAAGAATAATTTTTTTCATATAGTAACCGTTTAGAAGATATAAAGAGGTCTCTACTATTAACGTAATCAACTTACTTTCTATTTTTTTTAAAAAATATAAATTCATAACTCAATAAATTAATAACAAGTTATAATGGTAAGCAAAAGGATGTTACTAACTGTAAAAGCGATAAAGGAGGGATTTTTTATTTTACTCTTACTCATTGTGATCGGTCTTGTATTATTCCTTTATTTTCAAAGAAACCAAACAAATATTAACTCTCAAAGAAAAATACATGACGCAATAGATATACTCGATGAACGTTATGCCAGAGGCGAAATCGACGAAGAAGAATACACTCAAAGGAAAAAGATACTGAGGGGTGATTAAATGCATCGCTATTGGATGAATGACTTTTATGATTTTATGGATCCAAACTCACCAATGGGCGGGTGGGGTGGATGGTTTATCGTTTATGATTTGGTAAAACTCCTGATTATCATTGCTGCTATCATTATAATCGTGCGTTTATTGACAAATAGTTTTCATAAAACAGACCAAGGAAAGCATAATAAAGCTATTGACATTCTCAAGGAACGTTACGCTCGTGGAGAAATTGATGAAGAAGAATATCGAGAGAAAATGGAAAAATTAAATAAATAAAAATTTTACAGGAGGCAATAATAATGAATCTCGTTTATGAAAAAAGTACCAATAAAACTTTAGAGGAAGCGTTAAAAGCACTAGAAGAAAATTTGAAAGAAAACAATTTTGGTATTCTCTGGCAGTTGAACTTTAAAGACAAACTAAATGAAAAAAATTTAGAATTTCAAGATGATTTTGTCGTACTAGAAGTTTGCAATCCTGAACAAGCTCAGGAAGTTTTAAATAAAAATATTCATATTGGTTATGCTCTCCCTTGTAAAATGGTTGTCCGAACTGAAGGAGAACAGACTTATATCGGTATGGCTAGCCCGAATGTGTTAATCGGCTTATTTGACGAGCCGGAATTGAAAGAAGTGGCTCAAAAAGTAGAAGTAACTCTTAAAAAGGCTATTGAAGCTTCGGTTTAGATCACTTAAAGAAAGGAAGAGGGCAATGTTTTATGGGAAAAATCTGCAAGTAGTCCGAATGCTACACGGCCTTTCTCGTAAGGAACTCGGAGAAAGATTGAATGTATCCGAACAATCTATATGGCAGTTTGAAAAGCAAATGACGGAACCATCATTCGAAAACATTTTACAATTAGGAGAAATTTTACAAGTAAAAACAGCTTTTTTCTTTGAAAAGTTTCGTATCTCAAAGACTTTCTCTGAAAATAATGTAGCATACCGAAAAGCAGATGTTTCTTCTAGAAAAAAGACTAATAGTGAAGTAGTTTATTTAAATGTGGTTTCAGAAGTAATTGATTATTTAGAAAGTTTTTTAAATGTTCCGCCAAATACTTTGATAACTTTGAGAGAGAGAGTTGGAGAGTATTTGTTTGGGGAATTAACGAATGAAAAAATAGAGTTGATTTCTTCAGTTGCTCGAGATTTTTTAGATATTCAGCCACACAATACTAATCTTTTATTAGCATTAGAAAAATCAGGTATCCATGTTCTAGAAAAAAATGTTGGTGGGAAAGCAGATGCATATAGTGCATGGTCCACCAAAGAGGTTCCAGTGATTGTACTTGGAATTAAAAAATCAGCTGTAAGAAGAAATTTTGATTTAGCGCACGAATTGGGACACTTACTGCTACATCCACATATAGACTTTCTTACGTTAGAAAAAAATGAACGCCAACAAACGGAACGAGAAGCAGATTACTTTGCTTCATGTTTTCTTTTACCATCACAAATGGTAAGCAAAGATTTTAAAGAAATTAAAAAAATATCCAATCCAGAAAGCTACATTCCTTTAAAGTCAAAATACAATGTTTCTATTCAAGCTCTTGAAATGAGAGCTTATAAATTAGGGTTCTTGATACCCAAACAGCATAGTTATTTTTATCGCCAAATTTCTATAAAAGATTACAAAGTGGAAGAACCTTTAGATAGAGAAATTACCTTAAAGCGGCCAGGGAAGATTCGAAGTATTTTCCATTTGATTTTAAGTAATCAAATTACCAATCTGGGAAGCATTGAAGAACATTTTAAAATGGAAAGAAGATTAATAGAAGAGATGTTTTCAATCGAACCAGATTTCTTCATTCCTTATGAAAAACAAGAAGCCTTTACATCCTTTAATAATGTATTGAGACCGAAGTTTGGTGCAATATAGAGATTAGCAACGATTGACCGAGTTAAATAGAGACCACCTTATCGTAAGTTAAGGTGGTTTTTTCTACCTAAAAAATATGAAATCGAAATGATCTTCATTTGAAGGATTTTAGAATTGAGCTTATATCAATTCTAAACAGTTGCAAGGCCAACTTCAATTATGACTGCTGTATTTTGCATAAAAACAACAATTGAAAGCAAGAATCTGTTTTCAACTTGTGTTAGACTAAATATTGGTGACAGAAAAAAACAACGTTTCCGTACTACATGGCTTCTGTTTCAATGTTCTTTCTCCCTTGTGATTGTCTATTATTTTCTCTACCTTTTTTCGTCGCTTTTTTAGATTCCGTGTCCGTATTCTTGACAGAGCTCCAAAAAATTCATTATTATCTCTTAAATTTATATGTATAAATGTTACCATTATAGAATGTTTCAAAATAACCTAAAATTTTTTCTTCTCCATTTATTAGCACTTTAGTAATTGCTTTGGACTTTAAAAGTGCTCCTTCCTCTATTTGCAAAATACTTTTTTGTTCAATAGTGGGTAGCACTGCTTCCATTTCTAACTCACTGCCGATAATAGTATAATTCAATGACCTTAAATATTCATAAAAAGAACTATCCAAGGCGTCTAAGCTAAGAGTAGGTAAAACTTCTGCTGATACGTAACTATAATTTAAAGCGATAGGTATTTCATTTCCAGTTCTCAATCTAACAAAAAAATGAAGCATAGTGTCTTCTTTAATATTCATTTTTTGAGAAATCTCAGGTATTTCATTAGAATTAATCAATTTATAACTTAATAGCTGTGAACCTGGCTTAAGACCTATGGATTTCATATCTTCAGTAAAACTAGATTGTTCCTCCAAGGATTTAACAACGTGAGAGGAAGTCACAAAACTTCCTTTTCCCGAAATTCTCGTAATATGTTTCTTCTCTACAAGCTTGTTTAACGCTTTGTTTATTGTCATTCTGCTAAAACCAAATTTTTCTACTAACTGTTCTTCTGTTTCAATTTGATCTCCGACTTTTAATTCTCCACTATCAATCTTCTGAAGTAGATAGTTAACCACCTGACTGTATTTAGGTATTTTCCCCATAGAACGCATTTTCCTTTCTGTAATGATATATAGAACTTTAAAATATTTGTATATGGTTAATACATTTTTTTATATCTACATTTATTATAATGTATATACTTGATTTTAACAGTAAAAATCAACTAATACTTCTGTATTAATTAATTTTTATTAATTTAGCGATTATTTACACCATAAATAGTTCTTAAATTTTCTTATTTCTTTTTCTTTATTAGTTTTTACAACAAGCATTTAAGCTAATCTTAGAAACATTAAAAATTAATTTGTATATGGTTATTGCATTTTTTTTACTCTTGATGTATTACAATGTATATACATTGATAGGGAGGTATTCTTACAATGTTTTAAAATTGAAAGAGTAAGAGGATGTGGGAGGAGGATCAAAAATTGTGGATGTTCATTTGTAATATTTACTTTTAGAAATGAGAGGGCTTACTTACGATTTTGAATACAGTAATCACGAATTTGTCTTTTAGAGAACCAAATAATTCATTAGAAAAGAACAAATAGAATATCTATAGTAATAAAAAGTTATATAGCTACTAGTGAATTTTATTTTTTGAAATGAGAAAACAAAGTAAAGTATATACATTTAATTGAAGGTTAAACGTATATAAATGTATACAAGGAGTGAATACAATGAAAATGATTGATTACATATATGATCAACCTAATCGATTAAAAATGATATCAAATATGAAAGATGAATTTTGTAAGCCACTCGTTGAGTATTGCATTTCATTTGAGCCACCTGTGCGGAGAAATGAGCCAATTGTTGCGGAGTTTTGAGCCACCGAGTGCGAATAAAAAGGCCATCTAAATAATTTTATTCTAAAATAAGACTTTCTGTATAATATACCTCATGCCGTAGGCATAAAAATATTATATAGGAGGTCTATTTTTAATGATTCGATATCGAAAAATATTGGAAATGCATTTTAATGGCATATCCCAACGAACCATCAGTACCAGTCTTGGTAATTCTAGAAATACAGTTTCCAGCATCATCAAAAAAGCTGAAAGTTTGGGTCTTGTTGATTTGAGTGATACCCATACTGATCAATGGCTGGGAGGATTTCTGTTTCCCGAGAAGCAAGCTGTTGAAAAAGGCTACTTCCCACCAGATTGGGAGGATGTCCATAAAGAGCTTCAGAAGAAGAATGTGACGCTCAAGCTTCTTCATCTTGAGTATACTGATCGAGCGCGCAATGGTGGTAAAATCCCCTACGCATATCGAACATTCGCTGAGAAATACGGACATTATGCTAAAAAGTACAAAGCTACGATGCCCATCAGAAGAAAGCCAGGAGAGATTATGGAAGTGGACTGGGCTGGGAGTACCCTGGTCATCACCGACCGAGCAGCCGGAGAAAAACTTGAGGTGTATATCTTTGTGGCGACATTGCCGTATAGTCAATATAGCTATGTGGAAGCGTTCCTTGATATGAAGTCTTCGAGTTGGCTGACGGGACATATCCATGCCTTCGAACATTTTGAGGGGGTTCCAGAATCACTGGTGCCTGATAACTTAAAAACAGGCGTTATTAAAGCACGTGGAAGCGAGCCAATCATTAATGAGGCTTACCGTGAATTAGCCGATCACTATCGTACTGTAATCGTACCTAGTCGAGTAAAAAGACCGAAAGATAAGCCTAGCGTTGAAGGAACCGTAGGGTTCGTCTCTAGGCAGATTATTGCGGCTTTGAGAAATTATCAGTGTTTCGATATCCATGACTTAAACAAACAAATCCTTAGTAAATTAGATGCAATCAATAAAGAATCTTTTCAAAAGCGTCCGGGTTCGCGAGAAAGTGTGTTTAACGAAGAAGAGAAGTCCTACCTTCTGCCCCTTCGTCCCACACGTTTTAAGTTATCGGAATGGAGAATAGCCATCGTTCAACCGAACTACCATATCCAAATTGAACGCATGTATTATTCCGTTCCATATGAATATATCCAGAGCGAGGTTCATGTCCGCCTCTCCAAGGATTTAATTGAAGTATACTTTAACGATACCCGAATTGCATCTCACAAAAGATTGATGGGAATGGTCGGACAGTATGCAACGCTCCCGGAACATATGCCTGATAACCATCGGTTGTTCTTGGAACATACACCGGAAAGCAGCCGTGAATGGGCTGAAAAAATCGGTTCGAATATGCTTGAGATGGTCGAATTTCTATTGAAAAATAGCTCTGATAAAAAAGCGCTTAATCAGTTAATGAGTTTACGAAGCCTGACGCGCAAATACGCAATAGAAGAATTGGAACTTGCCGCTCAAAACATTTTGGTCGCTTCGTCTAATCCAACAGTGAGTGTGTTCAAGACCATACTTGTCCGAAACAAAAAAAGGTTGAAGGCAGAGGAAAGTGATACTTTGACATCTTTAAAAACAAATGAAGCATACGGCTTTGTACGCGGCGCAAACTACTTTGGAGGTAAAAAATAATGTTGAATGAAGAGACAGTTCGTAAATTAACCGAGATGAGAATGAGCGCAATGGCAGAGTCCTATAGTGATCAGATGACGAACACAGGTTACCAAGATATGGCATTTGAGGATCGTTTTAATCTACTCGTTGACCATGAATATTCACATCGTAAATCGAATACCCTACAAAGATTAATCAAACAAGCACATTTCAGTGAACCACTTGCAGCTATTGAGGACATCGAATATCATCCCGATCGTCATTTAGATAAAAATCTAATACTCGAATTAGCCACCGGCAATTATATACAGAAAAATCTCAACATCGTTCTTATGGGAGCCTCTGGTAACGGAAAAACATGGCTATCAAACGCCTTCGGTGTTCAAGCATGCCGTCAACACTACAAAGTTAAATATGTAAGGCTTCCCGAAATGATGGACGAATTTATCGTTGCTAAAAACGAAGCAGACGGAAGTTTCCGTAAACTTATTAACAAATATAAGAAAATCGAGCTTCTCATTATTGATGAGTGGCTTTTGACCACACTTCCTCAGGAACACGTTTATACATTATTTGAAATCATTGAAGCACGCTTGAAAAGAACTTCCACTATTTTCTGTTCGCAAACAGCACCAGAAGGATGGTATGAAAAATTAGGAGATGCACTTGTAGCTGATGCTATCTTAGATAGAATCGTTCATGATTCGTATAAAATTTTAATTGATGGAGAAGTCTCTATGCGCGAACGTCATGGATTGGGAGCATTCAGATGATTCCAATAGACGTAGGAAATCGAATTGCCCGCTACTATTTCCATAATTTTCTTTCCACTCAAATGATGAAAGATTTGGAAGGTATCCCTATTTCTTATTATTTAGGTGAGTAAGAGCCTTCGGCTTATGAGATTGTCCAAATCGAAATCATGTTTGTTAAGGATTCACTAGAACATTAATATGAAGACCACTAGCCGTACTTCGATGCTAGTGGTCTTCTATTACGCACTCTGTGGCTCTTCTCCCCGCATTTGATGGTTCATTTCTCCGCACAGGTGGCTTAATTCGGATGCAATATTCACTCGTAAGTCTAATCAAAGAACATCCTATAAAAAGGATATATTTAACAGGTTCGGGGACTAGTTATCATGCTGCACTTTTAATGAAAATGTATTTTGACAAATATACTGATTTTGAAACTTCGGTTTCTATACCTACTTTCTTCTCTCGCTATGAACGGATGAGTAAAAATTATAGTGAAGAAGAAACTCTGCTTATTGCAATATCTCAGTCAGGGACTTCTAGTTCTACCATTAATGCTATAAAAAAAGGAAACTTATGGGATATTCATACAGTAGCATTAACAGAAGATATGAACAGTTTAATTACTAAAGAGGCTAAATTATCTATTCATTTAAACTGTGGTAGAGAAGAGATCCCCATTGAGACGAGGGGATATACTGCTACAGTATTCACATCATTGTTGTGGGCTATTGAGATAGGCAAGCAGGTAGGAAATCTGTCGGAAGAGGAATACAAGGATATACAGACACATTTAGAAGAAGATATTAATAAAATGAATATCGCAATGGAAGAAATTGAAGAATGGTATGAAAAAAATAAATATGAACTAATTTCAATGGAAAAAGGAGCGATTGCAGGCTATGGCTACAACTATGTAACAGCACTGGAAGCATATTTGAAATTATATGAAACCTTTCATCGGCCCTTGTCAGCACATGAATTGGAAGAACTGTTGCATGGGTATGAAATGGCTTTTGATTGTAAACAATATATATTCCTTATTGCATCTAAGGGAGAAGAAATTGAAAGTATAGACAGGTATAGAGAATTTCTGAATGAATTAACGCAACACCATTTTGTAATAACAAATGAAAGGCTAGAACTGAAGGATAGAGATTTGTATTTATCTTCTTCTGTTAGTGAAGATTTTAGTCCGATCTTGTTTATTCTTCCATTTCAGATTCTAGCAGCCAGAAACTGTGAAGCAATCGGGTATGACACCTCTGTATATCCTCACAAAACGAGAAGCTTTTCTCATATAAGATAAGTTATTTTTAGTTTTAATGTTTATTTTCTACATCTAAAAGGAGGCAAAGCATGAGAAACATTTTAATTGCTACCCATAGCGGCTTAGCACAAGGTTTTTATGAATCGGTAAAATTCTTTAATAACGAGGCTGAGAATATCCATTATATTAACGCCTATGTTGAAAACAACGATTTTGAAGAAGAATTTCTAATAAAAGTTGAGGAATTATCAGGTTCTACCTTGTTTGTATTTACCGATATTCCGGGTGGAACAGTAAATAGGATTGCATCAAAATACATTTCTAAATACGGTTATAAGGTAATTAGTGGGATAAACTTAGCTATTATTTTAGAAATAGCACTAAGCACTGAAGAGCTCCCTGAAGAGAGCATTGAAAATATGATCGCTTCATCGAGAGAACAATTAATTTTTATGAATCCATTAATGGAAGGGTTAGAAAAGGAGGAAGTTAAAAATGATTAGTTTGCTAAGAGTAGATGACCGCCTGGTCCACGGGATGGTAGCAGTTTCCTGGACAAGTGCGCTAAAACCAGATTGTATATTGGTAGCGAATGATGCCGCAGCAAAAGATACATTTATGTCTATGACAATGAAAATGGCTAAACCAGCTGGGGTAAGTTTGATTATTAAAAGCATGGAAGAAGCTATAGAAATTCTTAATAGTGGAAAACACAGTAATAAAAAGTTTTTTATAGTAACTGAGAGCGTAGAAGATGCCTATAAAATTAGTGAGGAGGTCAAAGACCTTAAGAGCGTAAATATTGGTACCGCAGGAATTAAAAAAGAAGAGAAATTGACTGCCACATTGCCTCAAATAATGATGACAAAAGAAGATTTTGAATATGCAAGAAAGCTACATGAAAAAGGGATCGATGTTTTTGCACAGGTAACGCCTTCTTTGGAAAAAATGAATTACGCAGGAATTGCAAAGGCTTTTAATAATATCTAATTAAAAGGAGATGAAACTCAATGATTCAAGGAATTATCGTTGCATTAATCGCTGCAGTTATCTATATGGAAAGCCGAATCGGCGGACAGCATATGTTGGATAGACCGATCATTATAGGTCCATTAGTGGGCCTAGCTATGGGAGACTTCAATGCAGGTCTAATAATTGGGGGTCAATTAGAATTAGTCTGGATGGGACTTGTCGGAATTGGTACCTCTACTCCTCCTGACGTGGTTGTAGGATCTGCTTTAGCGACTGCACTAGCAATCCAAACAGGTGCGGATTATCAAACAACCTTAGCATTAGCGATTCCTATTGCTCTACTTGCTCAAATGGTAGCCATTGGAGTCGGAATACTAAATACTACATTTGCCCATTATGCAGATAAACAAATTGAAAAAGGAAACTGGAAAGGCATTGCAGTTGGAAACTGGACTGGCTCTTTAGTATATTTCTTATCTAAATTCTTGATGGTTTTCATTGGATTTATGGTGGGAGGAAATGCGATTACCGCTATTGTCAATAATATTCCCCAAGTCATTCAATCTGGATTAGGACAATCAGGTAACCTGCTTCCAGCTTTAGGGATTGCGATGTTAATG
Coding sequences:
- a CDS encoding PTS sugar transporter subunit IIB encodes the protein MISLLRVDDRLVHGMVAVSWTSALKPDCILVANDAAAKDTFMSMTMKMAKPAGVSLIIKSMEEAIEILNSGKHSNKKFFIVTESVEDAYKISEEVKDLKSVNIGTAGIKKEEKLTATLPQIMMTKEDFEYARKLHEKGIDVFAQVTPSLEKMNYAGIAKAFNNI
- a CDS encoding PTS mannose/fructose/sorbose/N-acetylgalactosamine transporter subunit IIC gives rise to the protein MIQGIIVALIAAVIYMESRIGGQHMLDRPIIIGPLVGLAMGDFNAGLIIGGQLELVWMGLVGIGTSTPPDVVVGSALATALAIQTGADYQTTLALAIPIALLAQMVAIGVGILNTTFAHYADKQIEKGNWKGIAVGNWTGSLVYFLSKFLMVFIGFMVGGNAITAIVNNIPQVIQSGLGQSGNLLPALGIAMLMQLTFDKKYAAFLFLGFALVAFFDINTIGAAVMGAICAYIYYQFKPMEGELF